The Rhizobium viscosum genomic sequence GGAAATTTCCTGTTTTTATCCTATTGATTTTAAATAATAAAAATTTTTTATGATTTTTCTCTCGTCTAGAAGTTAATTTCGGCTGGACAATTGGTATTTTTTTGGCCTTAATTCCGGAAAAGGGAACAGCGTATCGAGGCGTGTGAAAACCGGCAAAGAAAAACAGCGCCGGCCAGGTTTCGAGAAAGGTGCAGACGGTGATCGCAAGGGCCGGCATCGGCTCGCGGAGGCGTGCGGTATCTTTCCAAGCTTTTCTCTTATTTTCAGGCGCCCGGTTCAGCGTATCGGGAGGGCGCACCGGTTGGCCGGAGGCTATCGTCTTCGGTCGACAGAGCTTCGGGGCCGGCAGTCTTGGCGGCTTCAAAAGGGGCGTTGGGTGTTTCCTCAGACACGCCAACTGCTTGTTTCAGATCGAAAACAGCGCTTTGCGGCGCTTAAAAACAGGAGAGGGAAATGAAAAACACTGCTCTGAAAAGCTTGCTGCTTGCATCCAGCCTGCTGTCGTCAGCCGGCCTCGTTCATGCCGCTGACGTGACGCTTACTGTTGAAAGCTGGCGTAACGACGACCTGCAGATCTGGCAGGAGAAGATCATCCCGGCTTTCGAAGCCAAGAACCCGGGCATCAAGATCGTCTTCTCGCCGACCGCTCCGACTGAATATAACGCTTCGCTGAATGCCAAGCTCGATGCCGGTTCCGCAGGCGACATCATTACCTGCCGTCCGTTCGACGCTTCGCTCGAACTCTTCAACAAGAAGCAACTCGTCGATCTCATCAGCCTCTCCGGCATGGAAAACTTCTCGCCGGTTGCCAAGGCTGCATGGTCGACAGACGACGGCAAGTCGACCTTCTGCGTGCCGATGGCTTCGGTCATCCATGGCTTCATCTACAACAAGGATGCCTTCGACAAGCTCGGCATCGCTATTCCGAAGACGGAAGACGAGTTCTTCGCTGCCCTCGACAAGATCAAGGCTGACGGTACCTATATCCCGCTCGCCATGGGCACGAAGGATCTCTGGGAGGCCGCTACCATGGGCTACCAGAACATCGGCCCGAACTACTGGAAGGGTGAAGAAGGCCGCGAAGCCCTGATATCAGGCAAGCAGAAGCTGACCGACGCCGACTGGGTCAAGCCCTATGAAGAGCTTGCCAAGTGGAAGCCCTATCTCGGCGACGGTTTCGAAGCCCAGACCTACTCGGACAGCCAGAACCTCTTCACGCTCGGCCGCGCCGCCATCTATCCGGCCGGTTCGTGGGAAATCGCGCTGTTCAACACGCAGGCTCAGTTCAAGATGGGCGCCTTCCCGCCGCCGGTTCCGAAGGCCGGCGACCAGGGCTACATTTCCGACCATCCGGATATCGGCGTTGCGCTGAACGCCAAGAGCACGCACCAGGAAGAAGCCAAGAAGTTCCTCACCTGGGTTGCTTCGCCTGAATTCGCAGACATCTATGCGAACGCACTGCCGGGCTTCTTCAGCCTGAACTCCAACCCGGTCAAGATGAGCGATCCGCTGGCTCAGGAATTCGTTTCCTGGCGCGGCCCGTACAAGTCGACCGTCCGCTCGACCTATCAGATCCTGTCGCGCGGTACGCCGAACCTCGAGAACGAGACCTGGGTTGAATCGGCCAACGTCATCAACGGCACGGACACTCCGGCCGTCGCCGGCGAGAAGCTCCAGAAGGGCCTCGACAGCTGGTACAAGCCGGGCAAGTAAGGTTTTGAAGATGAGGGGCGGCCTGTTGGACCGCCCCTTATCGGCCTGCCGGCCATCTTGTCCCGCGAGGGGCAGGAGACTCGCAGCCGCCTCCTGGCCCGTGGTTTTCAGGTACGGGCATGGTCCGGCTCTCCGAAGAGGGAGAGGGGAATGAGGGGCAAGATTTCCACCTGCGCTGCGCCTGATGGTCCAGCCAATAAAAACAGGCAAAAGCCATGAGCGAAGCCGACACCGCCGTCGACGTGATCCCGATCAAGCGTCCCATTCGCTGGCATATCGGAATCTTCCTTCTTCCGGCCTTCATCGTCTATACGGCGATCATGATCCTGCCGCTGATCGAAACGCTCCGGCTTTCCTTCTACAATACGGTCGATGGCGCACCGGCCTTCGTTGGCTTTGCCAATTACAAGGTTCTCTTCGGCGATGCCCGCTGGGTGCATGACTTCTGGAATGCGCTGCGCAACAACGTCATCTTCTTCATCATCCATATGTGCGTGCAGAACCCGATCGGGATTGCGCTTGCCGCACTTCTGTCGACGCCGCGGCTTCGCTTCGTTGCCTTCTACCGCACTGCTATCTTCCTGCCGACGCTGCTCTCCTTCGTCATTGTCGGCTTCATCTGGAAGCTGATCCTTTCGCCGATCTGGGGTGTCGCACCCTGGCTGATGAGCCTCGTCGGCCTGAAGTGGGCCTTCGCACCCTGGCTCGGTCAGTCCGGCCCGGCGCTGATCGCGGTGTCGCTAATCTCGAACTGGCAATATATCGGCATCCCGATGATGCTGATCTACGCAGCACTTCTGAGCATTCCCGAGGAAGTGATCGAGGCTGCCGAATGCGACGGCATTACCGGCTGGGCGCAATTCTGGAAGATCAAGCTGCCGCTGATATTGCCGGCAATCGGCATCATCTCGATCCTGACTTTCGTCGGCAATTTCAATGCCTTCGACCTGATCTATACGGTGCAGGGCGCACTTGCCGGCCCCGATATGTCGACGGATATTCTGGGCACGCTGCTCTACCGCACCTTCTTCGGTTTCCAGCTGCAGCTCGGCGACCGCTCCATGGGCGCGACGATCGCGACGGTCATGTTCCTGATCATCCTTGCGGGCGTTTCCTTCTATCTCTTTGCCATTCAGCGGCGCATGCGTCGCTACCAGTTCTGAGGAGTGTGAGCCCATGTCGAACAGAGCGCGCACATCCCCCATCCGCACCGGCCTCGTACATCTGGCGCTGATCGGCTACACGCTGATCGCCATCTTCCCGGTGTTCCTGACGATCGTGAATTCGTTCAAGGACCGAAATTCGATCTTCCGGTCGCCCCTCCAGGTGCCCACACCTTCGACCTTCAGTCTCGTCGGCTATCAGACGGTGCTGGGGCAGGGTGACTTTGCCACCTATTTCCAGAACAGCTTCATCGTGACGATCGTTGCGATCTTCCTCGTGCTGCTGTTCGGGGCGATGGCGGCCTTTGCGCTGTCGGAATACCGTTTCAAAGGCAACACGCTTGTTGGCCTTTATATGGCGATCGGCATCATGATCCCGATCCGCCTCGGCACTGTCGCGATCCTGCAGGGTATGGTGGCAAGCGGCCTCGTCAATACGCTGACGGCGCTGATCCTCGTCTATACGGCGCAGGGCATACCGCTCGCGATCTTCATTCTCTCGGAATTCATGCGCACGGTTTCCGACGACCTGAAGAATGCCGGGCGCATCGACGGGCTCTCGGAGTATGCGATCTTCTTCCGCCTCGTGTTGCCGCTGGTGCGCCCGGCCATGGCGACGGTTGCCGTTTTCACGATGATCCCGATCTGGAACGATCTGTGGTTCCCGCTGATCCTCGCGCCATCCGAAGCCACCAAGACCGTGACTCTCGGCTCGCAGATCTTCATCGGCCAGTTCGTCACCAACTGGAACGCGGTTCTGGCGGCGCTGTCGCTCGCAATCCTGCCGATCCTCGTTCTCTACGTCATCTTCTCGCGGCAGCTGATCCGCGGCATCACCTCGGGAGCCGTCAAGTGAGCCAATCAGACAAGCCGATCCGCGTCCTCGTGGCGGGCCTCGGCAATATGGGCCGCAGCCATGCGCTCGCCTATCACAACAATCCGGGCTACGAGATCATCGGTCTCGTCAACCGTTCAAAGCCGAGTCAGCTCGCACCTGAGCTGGAGCAGTACGCGATCCATCCCGATTTCATGACGGCACTTGCCGAGCTGAAGCCGGATCTCTGCTCGATAAACACCTATTCGGACAGCCATGCCGATTACGCGGTGGCTGCCTTCGAGGCCGGCTGCGACGTCTTCGTCGAAAAGCCGCTGGCAACGACTGTTGCGGATGCGGAGCGCGTGGTGGCTGCGGCGAAGAAGGCCGGCAAGAAGCTGGTCATTGGCTATATCCTTCGCCACCATCCTTCCTGGAAGAAACTAATCGAGGAAGCCCGCAAGCTCGGCGGACCCTATGTCTTCCGCATGAACCTCAATCAGCAATCCAGCGGGCCGACATGGGCGACGCACAAGTCGCTGATGCAGACGACGTCGCCGATCGTCGATTGCGGCGTTCATTACGTCGACGTCATGTGCCAGATCACTGATGCCAAGGCCGTCGAAGTACGCGGCATGGGCCTGCGGCTGTCGAACGAGATCGCGCCGGATATGTATAATTACGGCCATCTGCAGGTGCTCTATGAAGACGGTTCCGTCGGCTGGTACGAGGCCGGCTGGGGGCCGATGATTTCCGAGACGGCCTTCTTCGTGAAGGATGTGATGTCGCCGAACGGCGCCGTCTCGATCGTCATGGATCCGAATGCGAAGTCCGACGATATCGACACGCATACAAAAACCTCCGTCATCCGCCTGCATACGGCAGCGATGGGGCCTGACGGCAAGTTCATTCGTCCCGATCAGGACATGACGATGGAAGGCGAACCCGGCCACCAGGCGCTTTGCGACCTGGAACAGGCCTTCGTGCTGCGCGCCATCAACGAGGATCTGGACCTCACCCGCCATATGGATGATGCGGTGGCTTCGCTGCGCATCTGCCTTGCCGCTGATGAAAGCGTGCGCACCGGCCGACCGGTTAGACTATAAGGAAAGACTAGTGGGATCGCTTCAACTCAAATCCATCCGCAAGGCCTACGGCAAGCACGAAGTGCTGAAGGGCATCGACCTTGAGGTCAAGGACGGGGAATTCGTCATCTTCGTCGGTCCATCAGGCTGCGGGAAATCGACCCTGCTGCGCAGCATTGCCGGCCTGGAAGATGTCACCTCGGGCGCCGTTATCATCAACGGCCGCGACGAGACGCTGACGCCGCCAGCCAAGCGCGGCATCGCCATGGTGTTCCAGTCCTATGCGCTTTATCCGCACCTGACGGTCAAGGACAATATGGGCCTTGGCCTGAAACAGGCGGGGGCGCCGAAGGATGAAATCGAGACGCGGGTGACGAAGGCCTCGTCAATGCTGTCGCTCGAGCAATATCTGGCGCGCCGCCCGGCCGAGCTATCGGGTGGCCAGCGCCAGCGCGTCGCGATCGGCCGGGCGATCGTGCGCGAGCCGGAACTCTTCCTCTTCGACGAGCCGCTCTCCAACCTCGATGCAGCGCTACGCGTACAGACGCGTCTGGAAATCGCCCGTCTGCATCGCAGCCTCAAGGCCACCATGATCTACGTCACCCACGACCAGGTCGAGGCGATGACGCTTGCCGACAAGATCGTGGTGCTGAATGCCGGTGCGATCGAACAGATCGGCTCGCCGATGGAACTCTATAACCGCCCGGCCAATACATTCGTCGCCGGCTTCATCGGTTCGCCGCAGATGAACTTCATTGCCGGCGACAAGGTCGGCGATGCGGACGCAAAGACGATCGGCATCCGCCCCGAGCACTTGACGCTGTCTCGTAATAGCGGCACCTGGAAGGCGAAGACCGTGCATGTCGAGCATCTCGGTGCAGACACCATCGTCTACCTGGAATCCGAGCAGTGCGGCCTCATCACCGCGCGTCTCTTCGGCGAGCACAAGTATGAGCCGGATGAGATCGTTTATGCGACGCCGGATGGGACCCATATCCATCGCTTCGATGCCAACGACAGGGCGATCCGTTGATCGCAGCCGGAATGAAGGACTTGTTCGCATAAAGCGTTCCAACCCCAGTTTGGGATTGTGGCCGCCGAGTCTCATGACTTTCGGCGACTGATTGATGCATCGTCCCAAAATTCAGGATGTTCGCGATAGAGCGGAACGCGTTAATTGCGAACGCCGCTGTTGCGGTCCATCGCCACCTCTGGCTGACCATCAATGATCGTCAGCCACGGCCACCGCTGCAAATATTCGGTGCATTTAATCAGATATAATTCATGCTGAGGATTGAGAGGATTCAGGCGCAGGATGCCGTTCCACATATCATCAAAGCCATCAGGAGCATAAAGGCTGCTATCGCAAAGGCGAATGCCGACCCTCGTGCACAGGGTGAGATAGCGGTCGATGCCATCCTCCGCCTTCTGTAAGGCTGGATATTCCGCTCCAAACTTGTCCTTGTACCAGAGATGGACCCGAGCTTGGTTCTTGATCTCCACCTTCGCGGGTAGATCAGCGACCGCCTGCTGCACCTGGCGAATGACGGCGTCTTCGGCATCCCATGATAGGTCGGAGTCATCGAAGTAGAAGATGTCGTAATCCTTTATCCCGTACTGAGGATCACACCCCGACTTTAGATTCCAAACGGTCTGCACGAGGCAGCCTGCGGTTAGAATGCCTTGGGGAATTTGGAGGGCGCGCAGCCGGATCAACAATTGAGCATTTACAGGGTTGCGTTGGACGGACTCAAAGAATTGCTGCTCCGTAAGCGACATAGCCCCTCCTTTTGCTTATTGGCGTCGTGAAAATGCCGTCGCAAAATCCCAACTAAAGCGACAGTTGATTGAGCAAAATGCTTCACGAAGATATTTCCGGCAAGATCCTTCACTTGAAAGAGCCCTGCTGCAAGGCGCTCGGCGTCCACATCGGCTTGAATTCCACCTTTCGCCAAGGCTCGGACAGCGCGCGAGGCCCTTCGTTCGACAACGTGATGGGTGAAGTCAGCGTCGAAAAAGCCTGCCGTCGATGACGATCAGACTCGCCATGATCAGGGTCATTCCGCCAAACTCGAACGTCTCCAGTCTTTCACCAAGAAAGACCGCGCCTAGCAAGATCGCGCTGACAGGCACCAGCAGCGTCACCAGGGAAGCATTGGTCGCTCCGGCCGAAGCGATGAGATTGAAATAGAGAATGAAGGCGAAGGCGGTGGTCAGGATCGCGAGAACCAGCACCGCCATCCATATCGGAACAGATGACGTGACGATGTCGGCCGGGCTGTAGAAAAAGAAAACGATCGGCGGCATGAGGATGGTCGCGCCTGTCAGTTGGCCGGTTGCGACCGCCGTCGGGCTTATGCCGTTGAAGCGCTTGGCGTAGACCACGGCAAAGGCATAGGAGACAGCGGCTCCGATGACTGCGAGTTTTGCCCATGTGGGGCCGCCGAGATTGGACAGAAGCCCAGGACCAATCATCACGGCGGCGCCTGCGATGCCGATTGCCACACCTGCGATCTTCAGGGCTGAGATCTTCTCATCCGGTGTCAGCGCGTTTGCCACAAGGATCGTCCAAAGAGGTGTTGTAGCATAGAACACCGAGGCGAGGCCGGCGCCGATTTCCGTTTGGCCGGTGAAGATCAGCGAGAACGGAATGACGTTGTTGAGCAACGCGAGACACAAGAAAGAGCCGGGCCGGGCGAGAACCGGCGCGAAGGAAATGCCGCACAGCCTCAACCACAGATGCAGGGCCAGCGCGGCAATCGCCACGCGATAAAGGACGAGGGCCAAGGGCGGAATTTCGGACACGGCTATGCGGGCGAAGAAGAAGGACCCGCCCCAAAGTGCGCCCAGGAGCGCAAGCTGGCCCCAATCCTTCGCAGACATGGATTGTGTCATCGCTTCGGTGCGCAAAGCCGTCGTCCACTAAATGGAGATATGCCTTGCACTCTATCCCCGGCTGGGGCGGCCGACAGCGACGAAACAATCCGGATATCCGAATTCTATGGAATCTGGTGCTGTCTTATGCCGATCGGCCGGATTGATATGCCTGGACTGAATTCCAGGGCGATCAGCCGAGAACCGGGCGCATGAAGCTGCGCTCATAACTGATGATGCTGCGGTTACGCTTGTCGAGATCGAAGGCGGCCTGGCATTCCGGGTCGCTTGCCATCCGGGTGCGATAGTCCTCATAGGCGGCGAGGCTCGGGAAGGAAAACAGCGCCACGGCAATGTTGTTTGCGCCTTCGGACGGCAGGAAATAGCCGTGATGGGCGCCGCCCATTCTGTTGACGATGGGGATCCAGAGCCGGGCGTATTGCTCGAATTCGGCAAGCTTGTAGGGGTCGATGACGTATCGCAGATGGCAGGTAATCATTGAAAGACCCCGTTGTAGAACGACCGAGCGGATAGCCGTCCGGTCTGTATTGCTTGCGCGGATTCGAGGCAAGCCGTTTGGTCTTTACGCTGCCTTCCGTTTCGATGCTATTTCCCTGACCTGGATATTCAGAGGGGCAGGGCTCATTAAAAATAGGTAGCAGGCATGCAAAAGGCGCCGCGTTGGCGGCGCCTCCGTTTGATTTCAGTCCATTTTGATCAGTCGCGGATGACGAGCAGGTCGGCGGCCATGAAGCGGAGCGTCACGGTCTCGCCAGCGGCCGGCGGCGTGACGCCGGGGCTGTTGAACATATCGAAGGAGATCACGTTTCCGCCGACATTCATGCGAGTGCGAATGACCGAGCCCAGGAAGTGGGCGGAGACGACCTCGCCGGTCAGGGCGGTGTCGCTGTGGGCGCCTTCGGCGAGCGAGCCGGCTTCCGGACGGAGCGCAAGCTGAACGGTGTCGCCAGCCTTGTAGGTCTGGACGGACTGCTTGAGCGTCACGCCCTGGTCACCGATCTGGATGCGGTTGCTGTCGGGGTCAATGACCTTGGCCTCGATGAGATTCAGCGTGCCGACGAAGGAGGCGACGAAGCGCGTTGCCGGTGTGTTGTAGATCTCGAAGGGCGTACCGATCTGGTCGGCCTTGCCGGCGT encodes the following:
- a CDS encoding Gfo/Idh/MocA family protein, which gives rise to MSQSDKPIRVLVAGLGNMGRSHALAYHNNPGYEIIGLVNRSKPSQLAPELEQYAIHPDFMTALAELKPDLCSINTYSDSHADYAVAAFEAGCDVFVEKPLATTVADAERVVAAAKKAGKKLVIGYILRHHPSWKKLIEEARKLGGPYVFRMNLNQQSSGPTWATHKSLMQTTSPIVDCGVHYVDVMCQITDAKAVEVRGMGLRLSNEIAPDMYNYGHLQVLYEDGSVGWYEAGWGPMISETAFFVKDVMSPNGAVSIVMDPNAKSDDIDTHTKTSVIRLHTAAMGPDGKFIRPDQDMTMEGEPGHQALCDLEQAFVLRAINEDLDLTRHMDDAVASLRICLAADESVRTGRPVRL
- a CDS encoding nucleotidyltransferase family protein gives rise to the protein MSLTEQQFFESVQRNPVNAQLLIRLRALQIPQGILTAGCLVQTVWNLKSGCDPQYGIKDYDIFYFDDSDLSWDAEDAVIRQVQQAVADLPAKVEIKNQARVHLWYKDKFGAEYPALQKAEDGIDRYLTLCTRVGIRLCDSSLYAPDGFDDMWNGILRLNPLNPQHELYLIKCTEYLQRWPWLTIIDGQPEVAMDRNSGVRN
- a CDS encoding DMT family transporter, which gives rise to MSAKDWGQLALLGALWGGSFFFARIAVSEIPPLALVLYRVAIAALALHLWLRLCGISFAPVLARPGSFLCLALLNNVIPFSLIFTGQTEIGAGLASVFYATTPLWTILVANALTPDEKISALKIAGVAIGIAGAAVMIGPGLLSNLGGPTWAKLAVIGAAVSYAFAVVYAKRFNGISPTAVATGQLTGATILMPPIVFFFYSPADIVTSSVPIWMAVLVLAILTTAFAFILYFNLIASAGATNASLVTLLVPVSAILLGAVFLGERLETFEFGGMTLIMASLIVIDGRLFRR
- a CDS encoding carbohydrate ABC transporter permease — encoded protein: MSNRARTSPIRTGLVHLALIGYTLIAIFPVFLTIVNSFKDRNSIFRSPLQVPTPSTFSLVGYQTVLGQGDFATYFQNSFIVTIVAIFLVLLFGAMAAFALSEYRFKGNTLVGLYMAIGIMIPIRLGTVAILQGMVASGLVNTLTALILVYTAQGIPLAIFILSEFMRTVSDDLKNAGRIDGLSEYAIFFRLVLPLVRPAMATVAVFTMIPIWNDLWFPLILAPSEATKTVTLGSQIFIGQFVTNWNAVLAALSLAILPILVLYVIFSRQLIRGITSGAVK
- a CDS encoding ABC transporter substrate-binding protein gives rise to the protein MKNTALKSLLLASSLLSSAGLVHAADVTLTVESWRNDDLQIWQEKIIPAFEAKNPGIKIVFSPTAPTEYNASLNAKLDAGSAGDIITCRPFDASLELFNKKQLVDLISLSGMENFSPVAKAAWSTDDGKSTFCVPMASVIHGFIYNKDAFDKLGIAIPKTEDEFFAALDKIKADGTYIPLAMGTKDLWEAATMGYQNIGPNYWKGEEGREALISGKQKLTDADWVKPYEELAKWKPYLGDGFEAQTYSDSQNLFTLGRAAIYPAGSWEIALFNTQAQFKMGAFPPPVPKAGDQGYISDHPDIGVALNAKSTHQEEAKKFLTWVASPEFADIYANALPGFFSLNSNPVKMSDPLAQEFVSWRGPYKSTVRSTYQILSRGTPNLENETWVESANVINGTDTPAVAGEKLQKGLDSWYKPGK
- a CDS encoding ABC transporter ATP-binding protein → MGSLQLKSIRKAYGKHEVLKGIDLEVKDGEFVIFVGPSGCGKSTLLRSIAGLEDVTSGAVIINGRDETLTPPAKRGIAMVFQSYALYPHLTVKDNMGLGLKQAGAPKDEIETRVTKASSMLSLEQYLARRPAELSGGQRQRVAIGRAIVREPELFLFDEPLSNLDAALRVQTRLEIARLHRSLKATMIYVTHDQVEAMTLADKIVVLNAGAIEQIGSPMELYNRPANTFVAGFIGSPQMNFIAGDKVGDADAKTIGIRPEHLTLSRNSGTWKAKTVHVEHLGADTIVYLESEQCGLITARLFGEHKYEPDEIVYATPDGTHIHRFDANDRAIR
- a CDS encoding NIPSNAP family protein — translated: MITCHLRYVIDPYKLAEFEQYARLWIPIVNRMGGAHHGYFLPSEGANNIAVALFSFPSLAAYEDYRTRMASDPECQAAFDLDKRNRSIISYERSFMRPVLG
- a CDS encoding carbohydrate ABC transporter permease, which produces MSEADTAVDVIPIKRPIRWHIGIFLLPAFIVYTAIMILPLIETLRLSFYNTVDGAPAFVGFANYKVLFGDARWVHDFWNALRNNVIFFIIHMCVQNPIGIALAALLSTPRLRFVAFYRTAIFLPTLLSFVIVGFIWKLILSPIWGVAPWLMSLVGLKWAFAPWLGQSGPALIAVSLISNWQYIGIPMMLIYAALLSIPEEVIEAAECDGITGWAQFWKIKLPLILPAIGIISILTFVGNFNAFDLIYTVQGALAGPDMSTDILGTLLYRTFFGFQLQLGDRSMGATIATVMFLIILAGVSFYLFAIQRRMRRYQF